In Anguilla rostrata isolate EN2019 chromosome 1, ASM1855537v3, whole genome shotgun sequence, a genomic segment contains:
- the LOC135260526 gene encoding solute carrier family 45 member 4-like: MSVTMAPQSSGSDPDLVTSVVEPAKEPKMEQETESQEGSASEGPAERIPLRQWVMHGAIMFGREFCYAMETALVTPVLLQIGLPEQYYSLTWFLSPILGLIFTPLIGSASDRCTLKWGRRRPFVLGLCVGVLLGVALFLNGSLIGLAIGDVPGRQTIGIVLTVVGVVLLDFCADAAEGPIRAYLLDVASNEEQDMALNIHAFAAGLGGAVGYMLGGLDWTHTLLGRAFKSQEQILFFFASILFIASVGLHLFSIDENKYNPLQDGPEEEEIPASATLPFSLPFSLYPMDAITEERGYDTAACLMRSKSDSMLAMVDRSLDLSMPDRTLDMSRADRTLDLQLNEGMRFLGGAELPVFDDPPPSPPESASGLTSPQQEPGGAAATPSGNDWLLPPQVKEPNGESSASGTHGHALGQSHAPGQSHALGLALPTVRLGSRPCSSSVRRRRHHAFPRQAFAYTCHGRVGYRHYRRRRAYTEVPIKPSRSLSDIYEIRKRHHRQQQHHLQQRRHAERRWGVRTTAQGEEDEVESDDEETETTVRLLWLSMLKMPPKLLRLCICHLLTWFSIISQAVFYTDFMGQVIYKGDPKSAANSTELQNYNKGVQMGCWGLVIYAATAAICSALLQKYLDHFDLSVKVIYMLGTLSFTIGTAVMAIFPNVYVTMVMISTMGIISMSISYCPYALLGQYHDIPEYIHHSPGNSRRGFGIDCAILTCQVYIAQILVASALGAVVDAVDSVRVIPIVASGGAFLGFLTSTFLVVYPKVTDDEDDKEDEDDKSNKD; this comes from the exons ATGTCCGTGACCATGGCTCCCCAGAGCTCTGGCTCAGACCCAGACCTGGTGACAAGTGTGGTGGAACCTGCTAAAGAGCCCAAGATGGAGCAGGAGACCGAGAGCCAGGAGGGGTCAGCAAGTGAGGGTCCAGCTGAGCGAATCCCCCTTCGCCAGTGGGTCATGCATGGAGCCATCATGTTCGGCCGCGAGTTCTGCTATGCTATGGAGACGGCCCTGGTTACGCCAGTGCTGCTGCAGATAG GTCTGCCGGAGCAGTACTACAGCCTGACCTGGTTCTTGAGCCCCATCCTGGGCCTGATTTTCacccctctgattggctcagctaGTGACCGCTGCACCTTGAAATGGGGTCGGCGTCGGCCGTTTGTCCTGGGGCTCTGCGTGGGAGTGCTATTGGGTGTGGCCCTCTTCCTCAATGGTTCTTTAATTG GGCTTGCCATTGGGGATGTGCCAGGCAGGCAGACTATTGGCATAGTATTGACAGTGGTGGGCGTGGTGCTGCTGGACTTCTGTGCAGATGCTGCCGAGGGGCCCATCAGGGCCTATCTGCTGGATGTGGCCAGCAATGAAGAGCAGGACATGGCCCTCAACATCCATGCTTTTGCAGCCG GGCTGGGAGGAGCAGTGGGCTACATGCTGGGGGGTCTGGACTGGACCCACACTTTGCTGGGACGGGCCTTCAAATCTCAGGAGCAGATCCTCTTCTTCTTCGCCTCCATCCTCTTCATCGCCTCCGTGGGCTTGCACCTGTTCAGCATCGACGAGAACAAGTACAACCCCCTGCAGGACGGGCCGGAAGAGGAGGAGATCCCGGCGTCCGCCACCCTGCCCTTCTCCCTGCCCTTCTCCCTCTACCCCATGGACGCCATCACTGAGGAGCGCGGCTACGATACCGCCGCCTGCCTGATGAGGAGCAAGAGCGACTCCATGCTAGCCATGGTGGACCGATCGCTGGACCTGAGCATGCCCGACAGGACGCTGGACATGAGCAGGGCCGACAGGACGCTGGATCTGCAGCTGAACGAGGGGATGCGCTTCCTGGGCGGGGCCGAGCTGCCCGTCTTCGACGATCCCCCGCCTTCTCCCCCAGAGAGCGCGAGCGGCCTGACGAGCCCGCAGCAGGAGCCGGGCGGGGCCGCAGCTACGCCGTCCGGCAACGACTGGCTGCTCCCTCCGCAGGTCAAAGAACCCAACGGAGAGTCGAGCGCCTCCGGCACCCACGGCCACGCCCTGGGCCAAAGCCACGCCCCCGGCCAAAGCCACGCCCTCGGCCTGGCCCTCCCCACCGTCCGCCTGGGCTCCAGGCCCTGCAGCAGCTCGGTCCGGCGCCGGCGCCACCACGCCTTCCCCCGCCAGGCCTTCGCCTACACGTGCCACGGCCGCGTGGGCTACCGGCACTACCGGCGGCGCCGGGCCTACACCGAGGTGCCCATCAAGCCCTCGCGCAGCCTGAGCGACATCTACGAGATCCGCAAGCGCCACCaccggcagcagcagcaccacctgcAGCAGCGGCGGCACGCCGAGCGCCGCTGGGGCGTCCGCACCACCGCCCAGGGCGAGGAGGACGAGGTGGAGAGCGACGACGAGGAGACGGAGACCACCGTGCGCCTCCTCTGGCTCTCCATGCTCAAGATGCCGCCCAAGCTCCTGCGCCTGTGCATCTGCCACCTGCTCACCTGGTTCTCCATCATCTCCCAGGCCGTCTTCTACACCGACTTCATGGGCCAGGTCATCTATAAGGGCGACCCCAAG TCCGCTGCAAACTCCACTGAACTGCAGAACTACAACAAAGGGGTGCAGATGGGCTGCTGGGGACTGGTCATCTATGCCGCTACTGCAGCTATCTGCTCAG CTTTACTCCAGAAGTACCTAGACCACTTCGACCTCAGCGTCAAGGTCATCTACATGCTGGGAACGCTTAGCTTCACAATCGGCACAGCGGTGATGGCCATCTTCCCCAATGTCTatgttaccatggtgatgaTCAGCACCATGGGGATCATCTCCATGAGCATCTCCTACTGCCCCTATGCCCTGCTGGGCCAGTACCATGACATTCCTGAG TACATCCACCACAGTCCTGGTAACTCGCGGCGGGGATTTGGCATAGACTGCGCCATCCTCACCTGCCAGGTATACATCGCCCAGATTCTGGTGGCGTCAGCGCTGGGTGCGGTGGTGGACGCAGTAGACAGCGTGAGGGTCATTCCCATCGTGGCCTCCGGGGGCGCCTTCCTTGGGTTCCTCACATCCACCTTCCTGGTCGTCTACCCCAAAGTGACGGACGACGAGGATGACAAGGAAGACGAGGACGACAAGAGCAACAAAGACTAA